A window of Fusarium falciforme chromosome 1, complete sequence genomic DNA:
ATAGGGGAAGCGCATGGACAATGTTTGGACTCCAAACGCACGGGAACAGTTGCATCACAGGGTCGAAAGTTTGCACACGGATACACTCTCGTCATTGACCAGAGCAGCGACATGAGATGCTTGACTGACACGATACGACACGACACAGAACCGGAAAAGTGAGCAACATGGAGGGCATCCAAAAATGGCACCCTTCAAATCGATCGGCGGCGGCCCCCTTGAGCTCGTTCCAGAACGCAGCCTCATGCGCCTCCTCAAGAGAACAAGCCCAAGCAACGGGCAGCAGCAAAGACCTGGCCTGGGCCATACTCGAGGATGGCGCAGCCCTCCAGGAACAATAGGCATATCTTTACGTACTGCCCACCTGTCGATGTCCGCTACTCCGCTGCATCACTTGGCATGTCCAACATGATCGAGGTCTTGGTCCCCAAGGGGGTACCTCGCTGGGCTGAGTCCTGGAGGGTGTCGGTGCTCGTCAAATAAGAGATACAGTCAGCAAGCCCCATCACCGGACAGCGGAGTTGTCAACAGCTCCACCGGATGCTGCTCTCTCCGTTGACGATGCTTCGTTTGCAAGAGACCATGGAGGCTCAGATGAGACGGCCAAGGTACACAATGTCAACGGCAAGCATCGCCATGACTGTATTGCATCGGCAGAAGGTATTTTCCCCGCCATGAGTTTATCTCCATTGTCTACGAGTGGAACAGCAACGTTGAGATTCGCAGAACCATGTGAGCTGGTTGAGCTGTTTTTTTTCTGGGTCGACTCTCGCAGAGGCCCGGGGGACGGTGGTCCATTCTCAGTCCAGAGCTCCAATGAGGACGGCTAGCTTTTCAGCTCTAGACGCTAAGGCTGCTGGCGCCAATAAATGTCACCTAGCAGCGCCACTCTACTAGGATTAGAGCAGGGCTAGCAGGGGCTGAGGCGCCCAATTTGAACACCCATGAGTCCCCTGTGGCCATTGAACTTTCCGCTAGGCTGGTCCGGGGTCCCTGTATCACTCTGGCACCACATGTACTGGGCTGCGCTGCACTCAAGGCGTCACGCCGCCCACGGAGGGCTGCTCATGTACGAAGGGCCCGGCAACCTTCCTAGGCAGAGTCAGAGAGAGACAAGccaaagagagagaaacAAAACCCCCGTTGATCCCTGCTCTGCCGCACCTCTGGTTTCTGGAATCTGCACATCTCGCTCACCTGCTTGTCGCGACCCTCTGGCAAAGCGTCCCGCTTGAATCAGTGTCGGACAGCTTCAACATATCGTGGAGGAAGGGACTCACTCACACCAAGGATCGGCGGACCCCTATTAACTGCTGTCAGCCCGACGACAACAATTGCAATTGCAGAGTGAGAGGAACTCGGAAGCGAGGGAGGAAAGCTTCACCCAACACATCGCCAACTCGAAACCCAAACCGGAGCTTGGAGAAGCTATACAGGTTCAGCGCAATGTATCGCTCCGCTGCCCTTTTGGCTCTGGGAGCCCTTGGCTCACCTGCCACTGCCGCCTGGCTTAAGCCGGCTGCCGATTCCACGCTCGATGCTCCAGTACAGACGGGCCACCTGGGCCCTGATGCTGGCGAGGACCACCAGATGGCCATTGGATGGTCGCCTGTCCCTACCAATGCACCCAGACTCGCTGGTGCCATGGATTTGCGCTTTGCCCTGGGCAAGCGAGCTGAGTTGTCCCAGACCTGCGGTTGGGGTTCACTAGGAAGTGAGTTGACACCATTCAAACCCGACTGAGCTCTATTCGAAGGCGGTTAGACGCGTGTCTATCTATGGAGCGCTGGCGAGATATCCAGGCGCTTCACCTCGAATGACATACACCAGTGCATCTAACCTAGTCACCAAGACCAACTTATTAACATTGCATTTTCATAGACTCCTTCACCTGCGTTTCTAGCGAcgcttcttgcgcttctgaTGCCGGATACGTTGGCTGCTGTGAGACTGGACGATCTTGCAACGCGATCAAGACAAAGTGTATCGACTACGAGGCTTCTTCGGCTGGTGATTGCGACATCCTCGACGACTTCCAGACCATGTGCTGGTACGTTTGATTCTCATATGCTTGGCAATTTGGCCAAGGTTGTGTTTCTTTTTACGGCTCTTTGCTAACTAACACGAACAGTGGCTCCTCTGCGTACCCCGCCTGCTATACCTTGACTGGAACGAGCAAGGGCGAGTCGTTCACAGTCTTGGCCTGCTCCGTCACCTCGGGCACTGGAAGCCTGTTCTTCTCCGACCCTTTGGCTACCACCAACAGCGATGATGAGTCTACCGCGACCGATGACGAATCGAGCACCACCGACGACGCGGGCGATTCTACTGCAAGTGGTACCGCTACTGGAACTGACGCCTCGGACGTTACTGTCACGGTCGACCCATCTCCCTCGCAGACCACGAacggcggcgacgacgatgacggccCCAATGTCGGTGCCATTGCTGGTGGCACTGTCGGTGGTGTCGCcgctcttggtcttgttggtCTCGCTGGCTTCCTTTTGTTCCGTCGCCGCAACAAGAAGACGACTCCCGGAACGACTCCTCCCTCCAACGGCACCCCTCCCGTGGCTCCCGCTATGGCCCAGACTCAGAACCCCCAGAACCCTCAAAGCCCCGGCCCCAGCTTTGTTCCTTCATCTCCGTCCAACGCTGCCTACCCATCAGGTGTGCCCTCCAACTTCCAGCCCGGCTACCAACAGCCATACGACCCCAATGCGGCTGCCGCCTACGGCCAGCAGGCTtactctcctcctcctcaaaacTATGGTGGCTACGCCCAACCGCAGCAGGGCTTCCAGAACCAGTATCCCCAGCAGCAAGGTTATGGCCAGCAGGGCCAGTACCCCGCTCAGTACGGTGCCGGTGGTTACCAGCCTGCCCAGTCCACTTCACCTCCTCCTGGTGGCATCACACCCAGCCCCGGTCCCAAGGAGGGCGAGCCTGGTTTCGCTGGACACAACACACATTCCCCTGCGCCCCAGCAGCATGAGGCCCAGGAGCTGCCTGCTGTCAACCCCATCGGTAACGAGAACAACCGCGCTGAGCTTGGTTAGGAGCCTCGCCACTGGTATCATGAGAGCGAAGAGGGTTTCTTTTTATGTCAAGAGGTGGAATTTCAAAGGTGACTGATAAGAGTCTGTTGCCTTTCTGGGAAGACGAGGGAATGGAACATGAAGGCAAGACAAGTCGAATTGCatggttattatattaattgcATGAATTTGTATTATACCTCGTTTCTAGCGCGGTCGTATCTGGGGTTGTTTAGTTCATGAGGACCCAATATTATAATGCCCAATATCCCAGTCAATATTCCAGCCGATATCCCGGATCGTCAATCTATCTCGCAACCAACGAATGAACcagccaacaaccaacaattATAGACTTGTCATTTTTCATCCCATGTCGTTTTCATCCGATTTCTCTTTGCCTCAGAGCCTCATGCGGGTCTATGCTTCGCCACTATCCAACTGCTCCCCAACAGCCTGCTTCCACCACTGCTCCCAGTCGAGAACCTTGCGGCCGAGCCTGGCTTCCTCGGCGGCAAACACCATGGCATGGCTGCGCAAAACCTCGTCGAGAGTGCAGCCGATGAACTCGTCCTGAGCCCGAGGTGCTTCCCAACCGTGGTTCTTGACACGATCGCATGCCATGACAAATTGGCGTGTGAGGCCCAAGTCACCACCGCCATGGCCGTGGTCCTCGATGCCCGGGCGGTATGTGTGCGTCTTGCCCGTGTTGAAgtcctcgacgacgatcttGGCCGAGTCGGCGTAGATCTCGCCGTGCTCCCCGTAGATGTTGGAGTAGCGCTGACAGATCTTTTTGGTCTGGGCGACCATGTGGAAGGTTGCCATTTTGGCTGGTTTGTTGGACTCTGGCCAAGTGATGGTGACGACCTGGTCGTCGCAGACATCGTTGTCAGCCTCAAAGACGCAGCGGCCGAACCAGTTGCGGGACTTGACTTCGGACTTGGGAGTAGACTCGTCGTAGTCGTCCTCGAGGGCTTGGGTCAggacctcctccttggctaTCCGTGAGGGGTAGTCCTCGATGTCGTGGACGACGACGCTGATGGGCCATCTCGTGTTGCCCGCCCCTAGGCCGTTGAGCTTGGGACCGAGGTAGATGTTCTTGGCTGAGAACTTGCAGCCTTCGTCTCCCAGGGGGCACTTTGTGCAGTTGGTGGCATCCCCCGCGGCCTTGGGCTTGCGGCTCTTCTTGAAGAATTGGAGGCTGCCAGATGAAGAGACAGTCTCGGGGAGGTGAGGTTCTCCTTGTCCCGCCTTCTCAGGGGAGCAAAGCAGCCATAGTAGAAGGTCGATGTCGTGACAACTCTTGGTTAGCAGCGAGGGCGCCGTAGTCTTCTCGCTGCGCCAGTTGCCTCTGACATATGAGTGTGTAAAGTGCCACCAACCCACAGGCTCGGTGTGAACGACGCTCAAGATGTCTCCGATGACGCGCTCCTCGAGGAGCAGTCTGCGTAGCATCATGTTGTGCGGGCTGTATCGCAGGACGTGGCCGATCGAGAAGACCTTGGAAGCTCGCGAGGGACGAAGAGCCTTGTACATGTCAAGGCAGTCCTGAAGAGAGCAGGCAAGGGGCTTCTCGCACATGATGTGAAGCCCAAGGGGTGCCAagccgacgacgacttcGCGATGCATCTCGTCCAAGACACACACAAAGGCCCCGTCCACACCCTCAGGGACATTCTCCTCGCCTGCAGCAGCCCTCCTCCGCCGATCCTGCTCATACTTGAGAAAGTCTCGCCAGTCCAGGAACGACTGGCCCTCCCCAGGCTCACCATCACCCCAGATGTGGCGGCGACCGAGGGTTTCTCGCTTGAACTTGAGGGGCTCTGCGACAGCGGCGACGACGCCATTGGTGACGCTGTCGATGGCCTCTGCGTAGTTGCGGCCTCGCGAGCCGgcgccgatgatgaggaagcgAGGAGGGGTTTCTGACATGTCGGGCTTTGGGGGAGGTATGACACGGAATGAAGACTGCTCTGGGACGGCCTCTCGCTTTTCAGATGTTGTAAGCTTGGAGATCATTTTCTTTATTGAGGCCATTGTCAATGAGGTTGTGTAGATTCGTAGATGGTTTGTGAGTCGAGTATGCCGTTTATATAagttgaggttgttgagtTTAAACGTCTGCCTTGTGAGTGAGAACGGACTTATGCAAGCCTCAGACACCTGACTTTTTGGTGGTTGTATTCAGGCAACAGTCGCAGGCAGACAAAATATGTTCGATAGTGATAATTGGGACATGCAATCTGCAATGGCTTGCTTCATAACCTGTCGTATCTCTCGAGTTGAGCCGTCAACAACATCCGGCAGTTGGTGAGATGGCGTCAAAGAAGCCAATGAGGGGTCGCGAATTAGAATACGCAACGTTCCAGCGCGTTGGTTTGACGCTGGATCACGGGGGTTGGAAGCGGATGCAGTCGCTGTTAGTGGGCTCTGTTATGCTCCACTGCTGCAAGCTCGTCCACTACTAGCGACTGAAGCCTTGGAGGTTACATGCAACCGTCCAcatccagaagaagaaaagagaaaaccTCGAATTATGGCCACGGTAGAAGGTCAGGCTGATAACCAGCCCAAGAGCGCCAGCGATGATCCCCTCGTCTGGATCGACTGCGAGGTACGTTTCGACTTCAACGTTGCACTCAGTGGCTGCAGATGAACTACCGTCAGTGGTGAATTTTATGCTCACATGCCTGCCTCACTTAGATGACTGGTCTCGACCAGGACAATGATGAGATCCTCGAGATCTACTGCATAATCACCACGGGCAACCTCGAGAtccttgacgaggagggcTTCCACGCCGTCGTCCACTGGCCGCAGTCCCGCCTGGACCAGATGGATGACTGGTGCACAAAGACCCACGCCGACTCTGGCCTCACCGCCGCGGTCCTGGCCTCGACCACGACGCCGGAGGAGGCGGCCTCGGCGCTGCACGAGTACGTGACGAGGTTCATCCCGGAGCGCCGCCGGGGCCTGCTGGCGGGCAACAGCGTGCACTGTGACCGGGCGTTCCTCCGCCGGGAGCCCTACGGCCGTGTGATGAAGCACCTGCACCACCGGATCCTCGACGTGAGCTCCatcaaggaggcggcgaggcGATGGTGCGCAAAGAGGATCGTCAACAAGGTGCCCAACAAGAAGGGCCGGCACAAGGCCAGGGACGACATCCTGGAGAGCATCGAGGAGGCGAGATACTACCGGGAGGTCATTTTTCGACCGACGTTTGACGCGGCCCCGGCTGGTAAGAGCAAGGGGGCCAAGGCTGCGCATTCCTAGGCGAGATAGGTGGGTATATTATTGAGTATCCGTTCTTTTTCATGTTCTGGAGCTGGTGCGGTGAGCATGGGAGCTGTCGTGCCAAGCTCATGAGCtagtcgaggagctcaatgAGGGACATGACATGACATGACATGACACAAGGTGTATGTCATGAATTGGCTGCAGCTAGCTTGATGCCATTGATCTATAGTTTCTGTATATGGACTGCTCAATATGGTACTCACAAATGTCTTGGAACAAGGAGTGGACAAGCTATGGCATCATGAGAGCTCTTCGCGCTAGGAGCCCCTCAACGAACTCCGTCTACTTCACTGTACCGCACTGTACAATGCACACGATCAATCTTAATAGCACAGTGCCAATTGTGCCGCCCCTCCATTAGCGCAAGTGATATCATCCCCTCCAAaccccaccaccaccaacaaacaGCTTTCCCCAAGATTGGAagctcctctcctccctccccgCCGCTTCTTGCCCAAAGCAAGGTCGTGTCCGTCCCGTCGTTGGGTGGGTTCTGTCTCAGTCTCACCACCTTTTCCCCTTCTtcattcctcttcctcaacaaTCAACAAacctttcctttctttcttcCTGTGCCCTCGTATCCTACAGCCATGAGCGTCCAGACCGTCGAGTTCACACCTTTTCAGGACCAGAAGCCCGGAACGTACGTTGtccctccatcttctcaaccCCGCCACCCACACCCATTGAGCGAGCTCCGGCCTTCTCCATCCCACACCGTTTACTCCCGAGAGCTGCTCAAGGCTTGTTTATCTTTGAGATTTGCCCTCGCTTGCTCGTTCCATTAGAATCTGTACTGATCTGCAATCCTCACAGCTCCGGGCTTCGCAAGAAGGTCGTCGTCTTCCAGAAGCCGCACTACAGCGAGTCCTTCATCACCAGCATCCTGCTGTCCATCCCTGAGGGAGTTGAGGGTATGCTATGCCGGGACCCGAGAAACGTCCTCCACCGCGGACGACACGAGCCATGATCTGATCCATGTGATAGGTTCTTTCCTCGTCATTGGTGGCGATGGCCGATACTGGAACCCCGAGGTTATCCAACTGATTGCCAAGATTGGTGCCGCCTACGGcgtcaagaagctcgtcatCGGCCAGAACGGCATTCTCTCCACTCCTGCTGCCAGTCATGTCATTCGCCTTCGCAAGGCTACCGGAGGTATCCTCCTGACTGCCAGCCACAACCCTGGTGGTAGGTTTCAATGCCAGATTCTCCCCTCTCTACATCTCCCTAACAATCACAAGGTCCCGAGAACGATTTCGGTATCAAGTACAACCTCTCCAATGGCGGCCCTGCCCCCGAGTCCGTCACCAACAAGATCTACGAGGCCTCCAAGACCTTGACATCCTACAAGATCGCTTCGATCCCCGACATCGACATCTCTACCGTCGGTACCCAGACTTATGGCGACCTCGAGGTCGAGATCATCGACAGCACGGCCGACTATGTTGCTATGCTCAAAGACATCTTCGACTTTGACCTGATCAAGAAGTTCTTCTCTACCCACCCCGACTTCAAGATCCTCTTCGATGGCCTCCACGGTGTCACTGGCCCCTACGGAAAGGCTATCTTTGAGCAGGAACTTGGCCTGTCCGACTCGACCCAGAACTGCGTGCCCAAGCCCGACTTTGGTGGTGGCCACCCCGACCCTAACCTCACCTATGCCCACTCCCtcgtcgaggttgtcgacAAGAACAACATCCCCTTCGGTGCCGCTtccgatggtgatggcgaccGAAACATGATCTACGGCGCCAATGCCTTTGTTTCTCCTGGCGACTCtctggccatcatcgcccaCTATGCTCACCTCATCCCCTACTTCAAGAAGAACGGCGTCAACGGCCTCGCTCGTTCCATGCCTACCAGCGGTGCCGTTGACCTCGTTGCCAAGGCCCAGGGCCTCAACAGCTACGAGGTGCCTACCGGCTGGAAGTTCTTCTGCGCCCTCTTTGACGCTAAGAAGCTTTCTATCTGCGGCGAGGAGAGTTTTGGAACTGGTAGTGACCACATCCGTGAGAAGGATGGTCTGTGGGCTGTCATTGCCTGGCTCAACATCATTGCCGGTGTCGGTGTTGAGAACCCCGATGTCACTCCCTCGATCAAGGAGATCCAGAAGGAGTTCTGGACCAAGTATGGACGTACCTTCTTCACCCGTTACGACTATGAGAATGTCGACTCGGATGGCGCCAACAAAGTTGTTGGTGAGCTGAACAAGCTCGTTGCTGACCCCAACTTTGTCGGCAGCACCATTGAGGGTGAGTGAGATCCTGATGCTAACTTTCTGAATGTCCTCCCTAACTAACACCCCCAGGCCGCACCGTCACCAAGGCTGGCAACTTCTCCTACACGGACCTCGATGGCTCCGTGGCCTCCAACCAGGGCCTGTATGCCGGTTTCTCCTCTGGTAGCCGAATCGTTGTCCGACTTTCGGGCACTGGCTCCTCGGGAGCCACAATCCGTCTGTACATCGAGCAGCACACTAGCGACCCCTCGAAATACGAACTGGATGCTCAGGACTTCctgaaggaggaggtcaagTTCGCCACGGAGCTCCTCAAGTTCAAGGAGCATGTTGGCCGTGACGAGCCCGACGTCAAGACCTAAACGAGAAGCGCGAGAGCTGGTCATCTGGCTGCTGGACGAAAGAGATGGAAGCAAAGTAAAAGATAATTCTGAGATTCTGAAATTGTTATTCGCATGCATGCATATATATGACAAATTGAGCGTTCTTGAGACAAACCAACTGAGATGAAAACAGAGGGTGTGCTGAGAACCAAGGAATACGGCAGCTCAAACTGACAGACATCACGACatgaagggaaaaaaaaggaaaaacaATTCTCAATATCGAAAAACACGAGACGTGCCCTTCCAACTGACCAAGGAGAAAAGTGAAGCCCTGCTGGCTATCGTACAATCTTGTCCCGTGACTCTTGATCGACAAAAGTGAAGTAGGTCGTTGCTCGTAAAAAACCGTCAAACCGTTGCTGAAGTAAATACTCGTTGGGCGCCGTCGCTAAAAAGATGAATCGAAACCAAACGCTGTAGATGAGAGAGAATAGAAGAATaaagaggaaagaagaagaaaagtaaaagagaaggaaaaaaaaaatacaagAGGTAGATGGTTGATGTGTCAATCTTGGACGTAGCGAGAAGCGAATTATCCTCTTAGGTCTTGGTTGGTGATTCTGTTGCTGTCGTTGTGCTCATGTCGGTCGACGGGGCAAATAGTTCCTTGAATCGTTTCGTCGCTAAGACAAAGTGTGAGATATGGGTTTGACTGCTAAACGGGTCAAACTTACCCTCTTCGCTGACGAAGCAAATCTCAAAGGCACCAGCAGCGCCTCGTCGCTGATTTTGCTGCCGATACTCCTGGCAAAAGACGTAGAGCTGGACGTCGGCGAGCCGTACCTTTGTCTTGCTGACCCGCTTGATCCATTTCGGTGAAGCAGACTGGTGAGTGACTGCGAGAGTTAGCCACCCAAGAGATTTAGCAGTTGAAGCCGGGGGTTTGACATACTGAATGCCGTCCACACGGGACATTGGCGGAGTTCGCCGTCCCAGACAGCGGCGTGGAGGCGGAGGCCCTTTGTCATTGTATCCTCATAGACGATGAGGGAGTGCATAAAACCATCATCGACAATTCGACTGTAATggttagttttttaataggaAAAAACTACGCTGTGAAGCTTACGCTTGAAACAACTTGCGCTCACCCCGTAGGATGAGGTCCTCTGTAGCAACTTGAACGGTAAGACTGTTGCGCGTCTTGAATGACACAAAACAGCAGTACATGAGAACAAGTTCTATGTCAAGTCAGCTACCGAGACAACCCAAAAACCATCATGGAAAGGGAGATATACCTTCCCAGGTCATGAAACATAGGTTCGCCCACAGCTTGGCGCAACCTTCATTCGGACTCCACCGCCAGAACTGTAAGCTGCTTCCATCACGTTCAACGCACAGTTCATGTGCGCCGCGGAGTGAGAACCAGGGGCTCCCCATGTGATAGATCCGTAGGAGGAAGTATGGGCACCTATCTCGGGTGCTCTGATAGACGATCAGGGTTATTTGCCGTTCATTAAACGGGCTGTTCGTGTAAGTGGATTGTCGCGTATAAGCGGAGGTCTGATCTTACCGCATAAATAGAACCCTTGCATCGCTGGGCATCCTGATTTGGTTCCAGGGAAGATGTGGGCCGTATGACTTGGACCTGGAAATAGTTAGTTGGAGCAGATCATGTTATGAGTTACATGGAGAACTCACGAATGCTGGTGCTTGAGTGCAGTTCGG
This region includes:
- a CDS encoding Exonuclease domain-containing protein codes for the protein MATVEGQADNQPKSASDDPLVWIDCEMTGLDQDNDEILEIYCIITTGNLEILDEEGFHAVVHWPQSRLDQMDDWCTKTHADSGLTAAVLASTTTPEEAASALHEYVTRFIPERRRGLLAGNSVHCDRAFLRREPYGRVMKHLHHRILDVSSIKEAARRWCAKRIVNKVPNKKGRHKARDDILESIEEARYYREVIFRPTFDAAPAGKSKGAKAAHS